DNA sequence from the Pelagibaculum spongiae genome:
GCCGGTAATTCCAAACCAATTATTACGAGATTGGTGCCTATCACTCAGCAAACCAGAGCAGCCCAGCGCTAGCATTTTAAAGCTCAAAGCAAAAGAAAATTAGCCACTCGCTAAAATAGCGCTTGAACAAACCCCATCATTATTTGATAGTTTTCACATCAATATGATTAACCATCGCAGAAGCTAAGCAGTAGCGATGGTTTGTTTTGCCTATACCCAAAGTAATTGGAGATGCTAGTAGGCGGCAAGTGAGCGAAGCCCCATGAGCTTACGGTTATGAGTGATTGGGGTGAGCGAAAGCAGTCAACGCCCGAGCGTTTTCAAGTACGATGGGTATAAGCGCTTTTTTTTGAGTAGCCGCAAGTGACTATCAAACACCCATTAGCATTTCCCATAGCATTTCCCATTACGCCCACCATTTTTCTGCTTGAGCAGCACAGTCGACTTGGCCAATATCTGTTGCAATCTTCCGATCAACTGCTTGCGCCGGAACAGCAACAAAAATTACAGCGACTTGCCAGCAAACCTGCACAGGAATTTAAAATCAGTCGTTTGTTGATTCAGCTGTTATTTGACCATTGGTTTGATGCTTGGCAGTTAGCAATCACTGACAACGGCAAGCCCTATCTAAAGCAACAGCTTAAACAACCATCATGCGGTTTCAATCTAAGCCACAGCCAACAATTAATCGGCCTACTAGTCAATCCTAATGGAGACTGCGGGCTGGATATTGAATGGTGCAATAATAAGCTTGATCCGTTTGAAATTGCCAGCACTGTCTTTACTGGCAAAGAAACCCAACAACTCGAGCAATCATCTGATCCACTGCAATTATTTTTTGATTTATGGGTCGCTAAAGAAGCCCGTTTAAAATTAATCGGCAAAGGATTTTCACAAGATCCCAAAAGCCTTGAATTCAATCTCGATCAGCCGAACTTTCCAGACAGTCAATCCACAAACAGCCATTTTTCAGACGGCCACTTTTCAGATAACCAAAATAGCAACAGCGATCCTTTGTGGCTTTTTCAGCAACACACCACGGCAAAGGGTCAGTTTCATGTCGCAGCCAGTGGCCATACATTTAAACAGGCTCCAAATATCTATTTACTAGATTTATCTTCAGAGCTGCAACTTCAATCCACTGCGGTTGATCTCGCCGCCCGATCAATTAAAAAACGCTAAACGCGCTCAGCTTATTGCAGGCAAACCGGCCTTGATCTGACAAGGCTTGATCTCACTTTATTGCTGATGCATGATCCGCGCTTATCGCGCAGCAATCGCCTTTGGCCAAATCTTTATCTGGTTCCTCATGCCTCAAAAGCCGCAATCAAATATGTCAAAACAATCCCAAGCTTCTATTTTGGATATGCCGGACTCAAGCCCTTGGCGAGATCAATTCCCTTGCTTTTCTGAAGATGATTTTCCAATTTATTTTGATAGTGCAGCGACGAGCCAAAAACCATTGTCGGTTATTCAAGCAATGGATCAAGTTTGGCGATCCGGGCTGGCCAATGTCCATCGCGCTAGTTATCGGTTGGCTAGTAAAAGCACCGAGCAATTTGAATCGGCACGCGCCACAGTCGCTCAATTTATTAAGGCGAAACCTGAAGAAATTATTTTCAGCAAAGGCACTACTGAAGCAATTAATTTGGCGGCGCAATTATTAGAAAATCAATTTCAGCCCGGCGATTTAATTGCGCTTTCGGTAATGGAGCACCATGCGAACTTGGTGCCATGGCAGCAACTGGCAAAACGCAAACAATTAAAACTATGTTGGATTGAACTAAATAAGAACAATCAGTTAGATATGCAATGCTGGCAGCAAATACTGGAACAGCGACCTAAGCTGGTTGCAATCAGTCATATTTCTAATGCCATTGGCAGCATTAATCCAATTGAAAAAATAATTTCTGATGCAAAAAAAATTAATGCAATTACTTTAATCGATGCAGCACAATCGATCACTCACTTACCTATCGATGTAAAAAAACTCGATTGCGATTTTCTGGCATTTTCAGGCCATAAGCTATTTGGCCCTACTGGCATTGGCGCGCTTTATGGTCGTTACCAATTATTAGAGCAATTACCACCCGTACAATTTGGCGGCGAGATGATTCGCCAAGTTTGCCGTGACTACAGCGAATTTCAAAATCCGCCTTTCCGATTCGAGCCTGGCACCCCCAATATTGCCGGCGCATTGGGCATGGCCAGCGCAATTAATTGGCTGAAAAGCCAAAATCAACCAGCTATTGAACATTGGCAGCAGCAGTTAGCTGAATTATGC
Encoded proteins:
- a CDS encoding 4'-phosphopantetheinyl transferase family protein; translation: MTIKHPLAFPIAFPITPTIFLLEQHSRLGQYLLQSSDQLLAPEQQQKLQRLASKPAQEFKISRLLIQLLFDHWFDAWQLAITDNGKPYLKQQLKQPSCGFNLSHSQQLIGLLVNPNGDCGLDIEWCNNKLDPFEIASTVFTGKETQQLEQSSDPLQLFFDLWVAKEARLKLIGKGFSQDPKSLEFNLDQPNFPDSQSTNSHFSDGHFSDNQNSNSDPLWLFQQHTTAKGQFHVAASGHTFKQAPNIYLLDLSSELQLQSTAVDLAARSIKKR
- a CDS encoding aminotransferase class V-fold PLP-dependent enzyme, with the translated sequence MSKQSQASILDMPDSSPWRDQFPCFSEDDFPIYFDSAATSQKPLSVIQAMDQVWRSGLANVHRASYRLASKSTEQFESARATVAQFIKAKPEEIIFSKGTTEAINLAAQLLENQFQPGDLIALSVMEHHANLVPWQQLAKRKQLKLCWIELNKNNQLDMQCWQQILEQRPKLVAISHISNAIGSINPIEKIISDAKKINAITLIDAAQSITHLPIDVKKLDCDFLAFSGHKLFGPTGIGALYGRYQLLEQLPPVQFGGEMIRQVCRDYSEFQNPPFRFEPGTPNIAGALGMASAINWLKSQNQPAIEHWQQQLAELCREKLTAIDGVSALTPNTGSIQAFAITGVHTADIAMILDEQNIALRSGHHCAMPLIESLGLAGCLRVSIGPYNTANEINALAEALEQAMELLAE